A single region of the Glycine max cultivar Williams 82 chromosome 20, Glycine_max_v4.0, whole genome shotgun sequence genome encodes:
- the LOC100816466 gene encoding protein unc-13 homolog isoform X2 translates to MGRRAETIILPLELIRHLKPSEFSDSHEYHMWQKRQLKVLEAGLLLYPSIPLEQTNTFAMRLRDIVNSGESKPIDTGKNADIMRTLCNSVVSLSWRSHNGIPTDVCHWADGFPFNIHLYTSLLQSIFDVRDETLVLDEVDELLELIKKTWSTLGITLPIHNVCFTWVLFKQYVSTGQIEPDLLCASHAMLNEVAIDAMREKESLYFKMLSSVLNSIQGWAEKRLLNYHDYFQRGNAGQIENLLPVVLTASKILGEDLTLTGGERGEKGGITVVDSSSDRIDSYIRSSMKNAFDKVLEAANAKSAEFERKKELSEVLLQLAQETEALVMKERHHFSPILKKWHSIAGAVAAMVLHTCFGKMLKQYVRELTSLTTESVQVLQKAGKLEKVIVQMMVEDSSECEDGGKTLIREMVPYDVDSVILSLLGKWIDESLHKGKECLQRAKETETWNPKSKSELHAQSAAELMKLAATTVEEFFQVPIAITEDLVQDLADGLENLFQDYMKFVASCGSKQSYIPMLPPLTRCNSDSRFTKLWKRAAPCNAGFDAHIQHINGRHEGHNPRPSTSRGTQRLYVRLNTLHYLVTQIHSLEKTLSMNSGVVPSNRLRFASNRKSCCSYFETVNLSILGACQHVSEVAAYRLTFHDSSSVLYDSLYVGGVGRGEIRAALRILKQNLTLMTTILTDRAQPLAMKEVMKASYDAFLMVLLAGGSSRVFHRYDHEIIREDFENLKIVFSNSVEGLIAENVVNGEAAVVEGVIALMGQSSEQLMEDFSIMSCESSGIGLMSNGYKLPMPPTTGKWNRSDPNTILRVLCYRKDRAANLFLKRTFQLAKRR, encoded by the exons ATGGGAAGGCGAGCAGAAACTATTATCCTCCCCTTGGAACTGATACGCCACCTAAAGCCCTCAGAATTCAGTGATTCCCATGAGTATCATATGTGGCAAAAGCGGCAACTCAAAGTCCTTGAAGCAGGGCTCCTCCTCTACCCATCAATCCCTCTAGAACAGACTAACACATTTGCCATGCGCCTCAGGGACATCGTAAATAGTGGTGAGTCCAAACCTATTGACACCGGCAAAAACGCAGACATAATGAGGACCCTTTGCAATTCTGTGGTTtccttgtcatggagaagccacAATGGCATTCCCACTGATGTTTGCCACTGGGCTGATGGATTCCCTTTCAACATTCACCTCTACACCTCTCTTCTTCAATCCATTTTTGATGTCAGGGATGAAACACTAGTGCTAGATGAGGTTGATGAGCTACTTGAGCTGATAAAGAAAACATGGTCTACACTGGGAATCACCTTGCCAATTCACAATGTGTGCTTCACCTGGGTGCTGTTTAAGCAGTACGTGAGCACTGGCCAGATAGAACCTGACCTTCTTTGTGCCTCACATGCCATGTTGAATGAGGTGGCAATCGATGCTATGAGAGAAAAGGAATCTTTGTATTTTAAGATGCTGTCGTCAGTGCTGAACTCAATACAGGGTTGGGCAGAGAAGAGATTGCTTAATTACCATGACTATTTCCAAAGAGGGAATGCTGGTCAAATCGAAAACCTTCTTCCTGTGGTGTTGACAGCCTCAAAGATTTTAGGTGAAGATCTGACACTCACAGGTGGAGAAAGGGGAGAGAAAGGAGGCATAACCGTAGTGGATTCATCAAGTGACCGAATTGATAGTTATATTCGTTCTTCCATGAAAAATGCATTTGATAAG GTATTGGAGGCAGCGAATGCCAAGTCTGCTgaatttgaaagaaagaaagaattgaGTGAAGTTCTTCTCCAACTGGCTCAGGAGACTGAAGCCTTGGTGATGAAGGAAAGACATCATTTTAGTCCAATTCTAAAGAAATGGCATTCAATAGCAGGTGCAGTTGCAGCAATGGTGCTGCATACATGCTTTGGTAAAATGCTGAAGCAGTACGTAAGGGAATTGACTTCACTGACAACCGAATCAGTTCAGGTGTTGCAGAAGGCTGGAAAGCTAGAAAAAGTAATTGTCCAAATGATGGTTGAAGACTCTAGTGAGTGTGAGGATGGTGGCAAAACATTAATCAGAGAGATGGTTCCCTATGATGTTGATTCAGTCATATTGAGTCTTCTGGGAAAATGGATAGATGAATCATTGCACAAAGGCAAAGAGTGTTTGCAGAGGGCAAAAGAAACTGAA ACATGGAATCCAAAGTCCAAATCAGAATTACATGCACAATCAGCTGCGGAGCTAATGAAATTGGCCGCGACAACTGTGGAAGAATTCTTCCAAGTTCCAATAGCCATTACAGAAGATTTAGTTCAAGATCTGGCTGATGGATTGGAAAACCTCTTCCAGGACTACATGAAGTTTGTTGCTTCATGTG GTTCAAAACAAAGTTACATTCCCATGCTTCCCCCACTTACCAGATGCAACAGTGATTCAAGATTCACGAAGCTGTGGAAGAGAGCTGCTCCATGCAATGCTGGTTTTGATGCTCATATACAACATATTAATGGAAGACACGAAGGTCATAATCCTCGGCCATCAACTAGCCGTGGAACTCAACGCCTCTATGTTCGTCTCAACACCTTGCACTATCTTGTTACTCAAATTCATTCTCTTGAGAAAACACTCTCTATGAACTCCGGAGTTGTTCCTTCAAACCGCCTTCGGTTTGCAAGCAACCGCAAGAGTTGTTGTTCATACTTTGAAACAGTGAACTTGTCCATTCTTGGAGCCTGCCAACATGTCTCAGAAGTTGCTGCATACCGTCTTACATTTCACGACTCAAGCTCTGTGTTGTATGACAGCCTCTATGTTGGTGGTGTGGGTAGAGGTGAGATAAGAGCTGCATTGAGAATCCTCAAGCAGAATCTCACACTAATGACTACAATTCTCACAGATAGAGCTCAACCATTGGCAATGAAGGAAGTGATGAAGGCCTCATACGATGCATTCCTTATGGTTTTGCTTGCTGGTGGAAGCTCGCGGGTGTTTCACCGGTATGACCACGAGATCATCCGAGAGGACTTCGAGAATTTGAAGATAGTTTTCAGCAACAGTGTGGAAGGGTTGATAGCAGAGAATGTGGTGAATGGAGAGGCTGCAGTGGTGGAGGGAGTGATTGCATTGATGGGTCAAAGTAGTGAACAATTGATGGAAGATTTCAGCATTATGAGCTGTGAGTCAAGTGGGATAGGTTTGATGAGTAATGGATACAAGCTGCCAATGCCTCCTACTACAGGAAAGTGGAACAGATCAGACCCCAACACAATATTGAGGGTGTTGTGCTATAGAAAAGACCGCGCAGCAAATCTGTTCTTGAAGAGAACATTCCAGTTAGCAAAGAGGAGATAA
- the LOC100816995 gene encoding protein PIN-LIKES 3, which produces MQLWKLFITALMPVLKLLLLTAVGAFLALHRFNILRKSARKHLNVIVYFVFTPALAFSILTKTITFRSLIMVWFMPLNVLLTYIIGAALGWLFLKITKEPSDMQGLVLGCCAAGNVGNLLLIIVPAVCKESGSPFGAVDVCNKKGMAYASLSLAIGNIYLWTFAYNIIRIYSGKIFNVNKVDDSTVGPVSAIETDLESHSTVPVVTAEDISENNDRTTHFGSEFTLPGEKARASLRTLVDKLNLKVILSPATIGSILGLIVGVVPPFQKMFVGDNAPLSVVEDSASMLGDSSIPAMTLLLGANLLNGLKRSGMKFSLLVGIIVIRYIALPILGVVIVKGAIHFGIIHHDPLYQFVLMLQYALPPATSISTITQLFGARQTECSIVMLATYVCASFSLTLWSTLFMWLVL; this is translated from the exons ATGCAGTTGTGGAAGCTCTTCATCACTGCATTAATGCCCGTACTTAAGTTGCTCCTGCTTACTGCTGTTGGCGCATTTCTTGCTCTGCACCGCTTTAATATACTGAGGAAGAGTGCTAGGAAGCACTTGAATGTA ATAGTCTACTTTGTCTTCACTCCGGCTCTTGCTTTCAGCATTCTGACTAAGACTATAACATTTAGGAGCCTGATTATGGT GTGGTTCATGCCATTGAATGTTCTTCTCACATATATCATTGGCGCGGCACTAGGATGGTTGTTTCTGAAAATAACTAAAGAACCTTCTGATATGCAAGGTCTTGTGTTGGGGTGTTGTGCTGCAG GAAATGTAGGTAATTTGCTTCTTATCATAGTTCCAGCAGTCTGTAAGGAAAGCGGTAGTCCTTTTGGAGCTGTGGATGTTTGTAATAAAAAAGGGATGGCATATGCTTCTTTGTCCTTGGCA ATAGGAAACATCTACCTTTGGACTTTTGCATACAACATTATCCGCATTTATTCAGGCAAGATTTTCAACGTGAACAAAGTTGATGATTCCACAGTAGGTCCAGTGTCAGCAATAGAAACAGATCTCGAAAGCCATTCAACTGTACCAGTGGTTACTGCAGAGGATATCTCAGAAAACAATGATCGCACGACTCATTTTGGAAGTGAATTTACATTGCCTGGGGAAAAAGCTAGG GCATCGTTAAGAACATTAGTAGATAAACTCAATCTGAAGGTCATATTATCACCTGCAACTATTGGATCG ATTCTTGGTCTAATAGTTGGTGTAGTTCCTCCATTCCAAAAGATGTTTGTTGGCGATAATGCTCCTTTAAGCGTGGTTGAAGACTCAGCATCCATGCTGGG GGACTCATCCATTCCAGCAATGACTTTGTTACTTGGAGCAAATCTTCTGAATG GGTTAAAACGGTCAGGAATGAAGTTTTCACTTCTTGTGGGGATCATTGTGATTAGATACATTGCCTTACCAATTTTAGGCGTGGTCATTGTAAAAGGTGCAATCCATTTTGGCATTATCCACCACGATCCGTTATACCAGTTTGTTTTAATGCTTCAATACGCCCTTCCACCTGCAACAAGCATAA GTACAATTACTCAATTATTTGGAGCCAGGCAAACAGAATGCTCGATTGTTATGCTAGCAACTTATGTCTGTGCCTCATTTTCTCTTACACTATGGTCCACATTATTCATGTGGCTTGTCCTATAA